A single genomic interval of Alistipes provencensis harbors:
- the aroQ gene encoding type II 3-dehydroquinate dehydratase, which yields MKILILNGPNLNLQGRRDTGVYGSQTFESYFEGLKNRYPAVEFAYFQSNIEGELIDAVQQADGRYDGVVLNAGGYTHTSVALRDAVSAVSVPVVEVHISSILAREEFRHVSLLAPVAAGSIMGFGLNSYRLGIEALLID from the coding sequence ATGAAAATATTGATTCTCAACGGCCCGAACCTCAATTTGCAGGGGCGGCGCGACACGGGGGTTTACGGATCGCAGACTTTCGAGTCGTATTTCGAGGGGCTGAAAAACCGCTACCCGGCGGTGGAATTCGCCTATTTCCAGTCGAACATCGAGGGCGAGCTGATCGACGCCGTGCAGCAGGCCGACGGTCGTTACGACGGCGTGGTGCTCAATGCAGGAGGTTATACGCACACCTCCGTGGCGCTGCGCGACGCCGTGTCGGCCGTGTCGGTGCCGGTGGTCGAGGTGCATATCTCGTCGATCCTCGCCCGCGAGGAGTTCCGCCATGTCTCGCTGCTGGCTCCCGTGGCCGCAGGGTCGATCATGGGATTCGGCCTGAATTCCTATCGGTTGGGCATCGAGGCCCTTTTGATTGATTAA
- the thiL gene encoding thiamine-phosphate kinase: MTEFGFIEQIRTLFASLPDNGFEGIGDDCAILPLGDGESLVFTADLLTEGVHFLRAATTARELGRKSLAVNLSDVASMGARPVATLLSIALPADAADAWAAEFIEGYRELSAASGTALVGGDTTRSMSGITINVTAIGRAPSANLKRRSDARPGDVIFAAGQLGASGAGLRDILAGRPDTPLAAVHRNPQPQIAEGLWFGTRPEVHAMMDLSDGLASDLRHILDRSGVGAEVEVERIPVAPGADVRTAACAGEDYKLLLTAAPDAAERLAAEFAARFGNPLHPIGRITAAPGLVWLRNGKPEPLDWHGFEHY; the protein is encoded by the coding sequence ATGACCGAATTCGGATTTATCGAACAGATACGCACGCTCTTCGCCTCGCTCCCCGACAACGGGTTCGAGGGCATCGGCGACGACTGCGCCATACTGCCCCTCGGCGACGGCGAGTCGCTGGTCTTCACCGCCGACCTGCTGACCGAGGGTGTTCATTTCCTGCGCGCCGCCACCACGGCCCGGGAGCTGGGGCGCAAATCCCTTGCCGTAAACCTCAGCGACGTGGCTTCGATGGGCGCCCGCCCCGTCGCCACGCTCCTCTCCATAGCTCTCCCGGCGGATGCCGCCGATGCGTGGGCCGCGGAGTTCATCGAGGGCTACCGGGAGCTCTCCGCCGCGTCCGGCACGGCCCTCGTCGGAGGCGACACCACGCGCTCCATGTCGGGCATCACGATCAACGTCACGGCCATCGGCCGCGCCCCCTCTGCGAACCTCAAGCGGCGCAGCGACGCACGCCCCGGCGACGTGATCTTCGCCGCGGGCCAACTGGGTGCCTCGGGCGCAGGGCTCCGGGATATCCTCGCAGGCCGCCCCGACACCCCGCTGGCCGCCGTGCACCGCAACCCGCAGCCGCAGATCGCCGAGGGTCTCTGGTTCGGAACCCGCCCGGAAGTGCACGCCATGATGGACCTCTCGGACGGGCTGGCTTCGGACCTGCGGCACATCCTCGACCGGTCGGGAGTCGGCGCCGAGGTGGAGGTCGAACGCATCCCCGTCGCCCCGGGCGCCGATGTCCGCACGGCCGCCTGCGCGGGCGAAGACTACAAACTGCTGCTCACCGCCGCCCCCGATGCCGCCGAACGCCTTGCCGCGGAGTTCGCGGCCCGCTTCGGCAACCCCCTCCACCCCATCGGCCGCATCACCGCCGCCCCGGGCCTC
- the pyk gene encoding pyruvate kinase translates to MYRMKKTKIVATMSDFRCTEEFVAKLFDAGMDVIRINSAHVTEEGATRIVETVHRVNPAIPIMIDTKGPEIRVTTIADEYGNSINFRTGDRVAVRGSDGSDFTTRKVVYMNVPSIVRDIPVGARMLIADGELEIRVVGKSDEELDCEFIVGGAMRSRKSVNVPGVSIDLPSVTEKDRRFIEWAVKNDVDFIAHSFVRSARDIKAVQDILDARGSNIKIISKIENQEGLDNIDEIIEASYGIMVARGDLGVELPAEAIPNTQRRIVEKCICAKRPVIIATQMLYSMVKSPRPTRAEVSDVASAIYERVDAVMLSDETAMGDFPVESVETMARIAREIERDETHFKPMIDMDMVSVNHEITAQLARSAVRASTNLPIKYVVLDTKTGRTGRYLAAFRGRKTVMAVCYQLHAQRILALSYGVVPILRNQELTDRYHFLVDALEFIDQYKKLHDEDLLAIVGGSFGPDGGASYVEIANVHNIRKRNEEILAAQCK, encoded by the coding sequence ATGTATCGCATGAAAAAAACCAAGATTGTCGCCACGATGTCGGATTTCCGCTGCACCGAGGAGTTCGTTGCGAAACTTTTCGACGCCGGGATGGACGTGATCCGGATCAATTCGGCCCACGTCACGGAGGAGGGCGCCACGCGTATCGTCGAGACGGTACACCGGGTCAACCCGGCCATTCCGATCATGATCGACACCAAGGGCCCCGAAATCCGCGTGACGACGATCGCCGACGAATACGGGAACAGCATCAACTTCCGCACGGGCGACCGGGTGGCGGTGCGCGGTTCGGACGGTTCGGATTTCACCACCCGCAAGGTGGTCTACATGAACGTCCCCTCGATCGTGCGCGACATTCCGGTCGGGGCGCGGATGCTGATCGCCGACGGTGAACTGGAAATCCGCGTCGTGGGCAAATCGGACGAGGAGCTCGACTGTGAGTTTATCGTGGGCGGGGCCATGCGTTCGCGTAAGAGCGTCAATGTCCCGGGCGTGTCGATAGACCTTCCGTCGGTGACCGAGAAGGACCGCCGCTTTATCGAATGGGCCGTGAAGAACGACGTCGATTTCATCGCACACTCGTTCGTGCGCTCGGCCCGCGACATCAAGGCCGTGCAGGACATCCTCGACGCCCGCGGCAGCAACATCAAGATCATTTCGAAGATCGAGAATCAGGAGGGTCTGGACAATATCGACGAGATCATCGAGGCTTCCTACGGCATCATGGTCGCCCGCGGCGACTTGGGTGTGGAGCTTCCGGCCGAGGCGATTCCCAACACGCAGCGGCGCATCGTCGAGAAGTGCATCTGCGCCAAGCGTCCCGTAATCATCGCCACGCAGATGCTCTATTCGATGGTCAAGTCCCCGCGTCCGACGCGCGCCGAGGTGAGCGACGTGGCCAGCGCCATCTACGAGCGTGTGGACGCTGTGATGCTGAGCGACGAGACCGCCATGGGCGATTTCCCCGTGGAGTCGGTCGAAACGATGGCCCGCATCGCCCGGGAGATCGAACGCGACGAGACGCATTTCAAGCCCATGATCGACATGGACATGGTTTCGGTGAACCACGAGATCACGGCGCAGTTGGCCCGCTCGGCCGTGCGCGCCTCCACGAACCTGCCGATCAAATATGTGGTGCTCGACACCAAGACGGGCCGCACGGGGCGTTATCTGGCGGCGTTCCGCGGCCGTAAGACCGTAATGGCTGTCTGCTACCAGTTGCATGCCCAGCGTATTCTGGCCCTGTCGTACGGCGTGGTGCCGATTCTCCGGAATCAGGAGCTCACGGACCGTTACCACTTTCTGGTCGACGCGCTGGAGTTCATCGACCAGTATAAGAAACTGCACGACGAAGACCTGCTGGCCATCGTGGGCGGCAGTTTCGGTCCCGACGGCGGGGCCTCCTACGTCGAGATCGCCAACGTGCACAACATTCGCAAGCGCAACGAGGAGATTCTCGCGGCACAATGTAAGTAA
- a CDS encoding acetate/propionate family kinase produces the protein MVILVLNCGSSSIKYQVIDMEPSSSKLLAKGIVERIGLPEGDLVHKPVGKENFELHQPIPDHTTGIKLVLDALTDPAHGVIASLDEVKAVGHRVAHGGEFFPESCIVTEDAKEKIRSLFEIAPLHNPANLEGVLSIEKVLPGVPQVTVFDTSFHQTIPAVNYLYALPHAYYDKYRVRKYGFHGTSHKYVAQVGAELAGLDFHNSKIITCHIGNGASVTAILNGKSFDTSMGFSPLDGLVMGTRCGSVDASAITFIGEKEGMTYAQLNEMMNKKSGVLGISDISSDMRDIDRAYDEGNPRAILARDMHYGRIRKFIGEYAAEMGGVDMIIFTGGVGENSCEMREEVCRGLEFMGVRFDPAANKGARGVNKILSAADSRVKVATIATNEELVIATDTYNLVK, from the coding sequence ATGGTAATTCTGGTTTTAAACTGCGGTTCGTCGTCGATCAAATATCAGGTGATCGACATGGAGCCGTCGTCGAGCAAGCTGCTCGCAAAAGGCATCGTAGAGCGCATCGGCCTCCCGGAGGGCGATCTGGTACATAAACCCGTAGGCAAGGAGAATTTCGAGCTGCACCAACCGATCCCCGACCACACGACGGGTATCAAACTCGTGCTCGATGCCCTGACGGACCCCGCACACGGCGTGATCGCGTCGCTCGACGAAGTGAAGGCCGTCGGTCACCGCGTGGCCCACGGCGGCGAATTTTTCCCTGAAAGCTGCATCGTCACCGAAGATGCCAAAGAGAAGATCCGCTCGCTGTTCGAGATCGCCCCGCTGCACAACCCCGCCAACCTCGAAGGCGTGCTTTCGATCGAAAAGGTCCTGCCGGGCGTTCCCCAGGTCACGGTTTTCGACACCTCGTTCCACCAGACGATCCCCGCGGTGAACTACCTCTACGCCCTGCCCCACGCCTACTATGACAAGTACCGCGTGCGCAAATACGGCTTCCACGGCACCAGCCACAAATATGTGGCCCAAGTGGGCGCCGAACTCGCCGGACTGGATTTCCACAACTCGAAGATCATCACCTGTCACATCGGCAACGGCGCTTCGGTGACGGCCATCCTCAACGGCAAGTCGTTCGACACGTCGATGGGCTTCTCGCCGCTCGACGGACTGGTGATGGGTACGCGCTGCGGCTCGGTGGACGCCAGCGCCATCACGTTCATCGGCGAGAAGGAGGGCATGACCTACGCCCAGCTCAACGAGATGATGAACAAGAAATCGGGCGTACTGGGCATCTCAGACATTTCGAGCGACATGCGCGACATCGACCGGGCCTACGACGAGGGCAATCCCCGTGCGATACTGGCCCGCGACATGCACTACGGACGCATCCGGAAGTTCATCGGCGAATACGCAGCCGAAATGGGCGGCGTGGACATGATTATCTTCACGGGCGGCGTGGGCGAGAATTCGTGCGAGATGCGCGAGGAGGTCTGCCGCGGACTGGAGTTCATGGGCGTCAGGTTCGATCCCGCCGCCAACAAGGGCGCCCGCGGGGTGAACAAGATCCTCTCGGCCGCCGATTCGAGGGTCAAGGTCGCCACCATCGCCACCAACGAGGAGCTGGTGATCGCCACGGACACCTACAATCTGGTCAAATAA
- the buk gene encoding butyrate kinase has protein sequence MGYKVLAINPGSTSTKVALYDEERPLLDLTLRHSTEEISRFTDVIDQLDWRRGLILSALREQSFNIKDLSVVIGRGGLIRPIPAGVYEVNSRMRYDLRNAQMKHACNLGGLLAAQIAHMAGVKAYIADPPVVDEMDDVARISGMPMCPRKPIFHALNQKAIARLHCDRAGWTYEKSNLIVAHMGGGISVAAHRQGRIVDVNNALDGDGPFAPDRAGSIPSSELIKVCFSGQYTKEELLKFISSKGGLVAYLGTNSVIQVMERIAEGDQRAKKVLESMCYNISKQIGAMAAALSGKVQAILLTGGIAYNEPIVEYIREHCGFIAPVEVYPGENELEALVMNALVVLRGTVTPKVYK, from the coding sequence ATGGGCTACAAAGTTTTAGCAATAAATCCCGGCTCAACATCCACAAAGGTCGCCCTCTACGACGAGGAGCGGCCTTTGTTGGATTTGACCCTGCGTCACTCCACCGAAGAGATTTCCCGATTTACGGACGTCATCGACCAGCTCGACTGGCGCCGGGGGCTGATCCTCTCGGCCCTGCGCGAACAGTCGTTCAACATCAAGGACTTGTCGGTCGTAATCGGCCGCGGAGGCCTGATACGGCCCATCCCGGCGGGAGTTTACGAGGTCAACTCGCGGATGCGCTACGATTTGCGCAACGCCCAGATGAAACACGCCTGCAACCTCGGGGGACTCCTTGCGGCGCAGATAGCCCACATGGCGGGCGTGAAAGCCTACATCGCCGACCCGCCCGTGGTCGACGAGATGGACGACGTGGCGCGCATTTCGGGTATGCCGATGTGCCCGCGCAAGCCGATCTTCCATGCCCTGAACCAGAAAGCCATCGCGCGCCTGCACTGCGACCGCGCGGGCTGGACCTACGAGAAGTCGAACCTGATCGTGGCCCACATGGGCGGCGGCATCTCGGTGGCGGCTCACAGACAGGGGCGCATCGTCGACGTCAACAACGCGCTCGACGGCGACGGGCCTTTCGCCCCGGACCGTGCGGGCAGCATCCCATCGAGCGAACTCATCAAAGTCTGCTTCTCGGGACAGTATACGAAGGAGGAGCTGCTGAAATTCATCTCGAGCAAAGGCGGACTGGTGGCCTATCTGGGCACCAACTCCGTGATTCAGGTCATGGAACGCATCGCCGAGGGCGACCAGCGGGCCAAAAAGGTGTTGGAATCCATGTGCTACAACATCTCGAAGCAGATCGGCGCCATGGCCGCGGCCCTTTCGGGCAAGGTGCAGGCAATCCTGCTCACGGGCGGCATCGCCTACAACGAGCCCATCGTGGAGTATATCCGCGAACACTGCGGGTTCATCGCCCCCGTCGAGGTCTACCCCGGCGAGAACGAACTCGAAGCGCTGGTGATGAACGCATTGGTCGTACTGCGGGGAACCGTCACCCCGAAGGTCTACAAATAG
- the crcB gene encoding fluoride efflux transporter CrcB produces MIRELLAVGLGGAAGSVVRYMLSAWLLAGHTLLGFPAGTFAVNALGSLLIGILLEATSSAAAGWLLIVGFCGGFTTFSTFSADAVRLLRAGDYGPAAAYIALSAGVCIAFAALGMWAGAQLKN; encoded by the coding sequence ATGATTCGTGAACTTTTAGCCGTGGGCCTCGGAGGCGCCGCCGGTAGCGTCGTCCGCTATATGCTCTCGGCCTGGCTGCTGGCAGGGCACACGCTGCTGGGATTTCCGGCCGGAACGTTCGCGGTCAACGCCCTCGGATCGCTGCTGATCGGCATTCTGCTGGAAGCGACGTCATCGGCTGCGGCAGGATGGTTGCTTATCGTAGGATTTTGCGGCGGCTTCACCACGTTCTCGACCTTTTCGGCCGATGCCGTGCGGTTGCTGCGTGCCGGGGATTACGGACCCGCGGCGGCCTACATTGCGCTGAGCGCCGGGGTCTGCATCGCTTTCGCAGCGCTGGGCATGTGGGCAGGAGCACAATTGAAGAATTAA
- a CDS encoding phosphate acyltransferase: MIQHLTEIVEEARKRGKKRLVVAYGQDSHTLEAVYEAYKEGLVEPTLFGDKEVIKQVCEENDIDIKAFNIVDESNDVKCVQQAVASVVSGNADVLMKGLVSTDKYMRGILNKEAGLFPPKGVLSHVSIVEMPCYHKLLIISDVAVIPLPDFKQKMVQIGYLARTANLLGIETPKIACIAPSEQLLPNVISSTEGALLAKMADRGQLGKVVVDGPLSLDVALYKDVAEHKKVKGSAVAGDPDCLLFPNLESANVFFKSVTHLCGGELAAMVMGTKVPCVLTSRGDTSKTKLYSIALACLAVKN; this comes from the coding sequence ATGATTCAGCATCTTACCGAAATCGTCGAGGAGGCGAGAAAACGGGGTAAAAAACGTCTTGTCGTTGCCTACGGACAGGATTCACATACGCTGGAAGCCGTTTACGAGGCTTACAAGGAGGGGCTCGTCGAGCCCACGCTCTTCGGCGACAAGGAAGTTATCAAACAGGTCTGCGAGGAGAACGACATCGACATCAAGGCATTCAACATCGTCGACGAGTCCAACGACGTGAAGTGCGTCCAGCAGGCCGTCGCCTCGGTCGTCTCGGGCAATGCCGACGTCCTGATGAAGGGCCTCGTCTCGACCGACAAATACATGCGCGGCATTCTCAACAAGGAGGCCGGGCTGTTCCCCCCGAAAGGTGTCCTGAGCCACGTCTCGATCGTCGAGATGCCCTGCTACCACAAACTGCTCATCATCTCCGACGTGGCCGTGATTCCGCTGCCGGACTTCAAGCAGAAGATGGTGCAGATCGGCTATCTGGCCCGCACGGCCAACCTGCTGGGCATCGAGACCCCGAAGATCGCCTGCATCGCCCCCTCGGAGCAACTGCTCCCCAACGTGATCTCCTCGACCGAAGGCGCGTTGCTTGCCAAGATGGCCGACCGCGGTCAGTTGGGCAAGGTCGTCGTCGACGGCCCGCTGTCGCTCGACGTGGCGCTCTACAAGGACGTCGCCGAGCACAAGAAGGTCAAGGGCTCGGCTGTCGCCGGCGACCCGGACTGCCTGCTGTTCCCCAACCTCGAGTCGGCCAACGTCTTCTTCAAGTCGGTGACCCACCTCTGCGGCGGCGAACTGGCGGCGATGGTCATGGGTACGAAAGTCCCCTGCGTACTCACCTCGCGCGGCGACACGAGCAAGACCAAGCTCTATTCGATCGCTTTGGCCTGTCTGGCGGTGAAAAACTAA
- a CDS encoding lipopolysaccharide biosynthesis protein, with amino-acid sequence MGGQLKEKVAQGVAWSMAEKIGSMLLAMAVRLVVLRLLTPDILGFMSIPSAVATILLVVVDSGFSQSLIRHRDPSQSDYKSVFLFNIAVSVVLYGALMALMPFAARWYGMPQIARIAPVFFLLLPLNALCAVQNTIFIRQFRFALLSKVTFASSLVGGFAAIGCALAGWGIWSLVAERVITVGVRTAVLWWLSDWRPCGKCSVKPLREMAPFGCSLMATDLISNFYNKIPQFFLGKLYPAATLGSYDQAVKLKDMPATTGMQAVQNVTYPAFSKIRDDAPKLAESFRQVVMVVAYVMFPIMAGMSAVAHDMFAVLLGEEWMSTAPYFEVVCLAGLFSPIAVIAYNILKVQCSGPLIVRLEVVKKILMTAIFAVTIPHSVMAVVWGLVAIAFCEMTVNFAATTRFTPLSYGRFIRTLLPPALLTAAMYAAVRLTAAAIPGNDLLRLVAEIAAGAACYLLLSALFRLEAFREVVSIVRRQLKKKDRPV; translated from the coding sequence TTGGGGGGACAGCTCAAAGAGAAGGTCGCGCAGGGCGTGGCGTGGAGCATGGCCGAGAAGATCGGCTCGATGCTGTTGGCCATGGCCGTGCGGCTGGTGGTCCTGCGCCTGCTGACGCCCGACATCCTCGGGTTCATGTCCATCCCCTCGGCCGTGGCGACCATCCTGCTGGTGGTGGTGGACAGCGGCTTCTCGCAGAGCCTGATCCGCCACCGCGACCCTTCGCAGAGCGACTACAAGTCGGTCTTCCTATTCAACATCGCCGTGTCGGTGGTGCTCTACGGTGCGCTGATGGCGCTGATGCCCTTTGCGGCGCGCTGGTACGGCATGCCCCAGATCGCACGGATCGCCCCGGTATTCTTCCTGCTGCTGCCGCTGAACGCCCTCTGCGCCGTGCAGAATACCATTTTCATCCGCCAGTTCCGCTTCGCGCTGCTCTCGAAGGTGACTTTCGCCTCGTCGCTCGTGGGCGGATTCGCGGCCATCGGCTGTGCGCTGGCCGGGTGGGGTATCTGGAGTCTGGTGGCCGAGCGGGTGATAACCGTCGGCGTGAGGACAGCGGTTCTGTGGTGGCTGAGCGACTGGCGGCCCTGCGGCAAGTGCAGCGTGAAGCCCCTGCGGGAGATGGCGCCTTTCGGGTGCAGTCTGATGGCGACCGACCTGATTTCGAACTTCTACAACAAGATACCCCAGTTCTTCCTCGGAAAACTCTATCCCGCGGCGACGCTCGGATCGTATGATCAGGCGGTCAAACTCAAGGACATGCCCGCGACGACCGGAATGCAGGCGGTGCAGAACGTCACCTATCCGGCCTTCTCGAAGATACGGGACGACGCTCCGAAACTGGCCGAAAGTTTCCGGCAGGTGGTGATGGTCGTCGCCTATGTGATGTTCCCGATCATGGCGGGGATGTCGGCCGTGGCGCACGACATGTTCGCCGTGTTGCTGGGCGAGGAGTGGATGTCCACGGCGCCCTATTTCGAGGTGGTGTGTCTGGCGGGGCTGTTCTCGCCGATCGCCGTGATCGCCTACAATATCCTGAAAGTCCAGTGTTCGGGGCCGCTGATCGTGCGGCTGGAAGTGGTGAAGAAAATCCTGATGACGGCGATCTTCGCCGTGACCATTCCCCACAGCGTGATGGCTGTGGTATGGGGACTGGTGGCCATTGCGTTCTGTGAGATGACGGTCAATTTCGCAGCCACGACCCGTTTCACGCCGCTGTCGTACGGACGTTTCATCCGCACGCTGCTGCCCCCGGCGCTGCTCACGGCGGCGATGTATGCCGCGGTGCGGCTCACGGCGGCGGCGATTCCCGGCAACGACCTGCTGCGGCTGGTCGCCGAAATCGCGGCGGGTGCCGCCTGCTACCTGCTACTCTCGGCGCTGTTCCGGCTGGAGGCTTTCCGCGAGGTGGTCTCCATCGTGCGCCGGCAACTGAAAAAGAAGGACCGCCCTGTCTGA